The Apis cerana isolate GH-2021 linkage group LG10, AcerK_1.0, whole genome shotgun sequence DNA window ttagaatttaatatatatatatataatagagaagaaaatcctgtattaatcaataaaaatatattttacatgtgTTTTACACGAAATGAAAggttataaaatagtaatttttccaatagattcctataaagataattaaattagataaaaaaaaaagcgtaaAAAGACTGtgcaaaaaatatgaagacttaaaagttaaatataagaatataagtgtagaaattatagaattaaagtGCATgctatttgattttaatttgttaaattgctATCCGAAATATGCGGatgtagcaaaaaaaaaaaaaaaaaaaaaagaatgagaatatctgaaaataaaaaatgactaAAATGAATActtcaattgaattattagcaaatatatgcaatgatatataattttagtaatagaTGAAAACtgtgtatttgtatttaaatattgttgctTGTCTAAAAACTGTATGCCTAGAATGAATATGTGAGATAACTGAGTACAAAAATGTGTATGTTTAATATTGCGCTTGctaatgaatgaatatatatgaatgaatgTGCCAATTAATATGATACATATGTTTAAAAACAAGCTTAGGCAAAATGCTTACGATGTTTATATTACCAATATAGTATTGAACTATTTGTACTATAGTATATTGAACTATAGTATATATGAATAGAGTACATAACATGCGAATGAAAAATGcctgttatttaatattaatcttctgTTTGGTAATTTAAAGCAAAAATTGCAGCAAAAAAAGCTTGACAGAATgttagaaaaatgtattttgataaatgaaatgattgtattgaataaaaaatgaatgaatatgaatataataaagcgaatattttttcgaaaataaacaaaatgatatttatgttaatctaagtatataataataaaataatataatagaatttgattggaatttaattgaaGTATTAATGATGATTGGAGTATAAATTATCACAATATGATCCTTATAAATGTgtgtaatgaatatttttaaaagatagatatacaaaaatgtaacctggaaatatgaataattaaatctcttTGAATTTACGagatcttatataaaatatgaagaaataaaagtataaaggaaaaaattatattatattaaaaataaatggtgAGACATGGAGAGaacatataaatgtattaataaggaaattttttccaataatgtaaaattaatgaaaatgagGACTTGAGTACACATTTACacagtatttttcttttgaacgtataggcaaattaaaatttaaaatttaaaatcaaattttttttctatatataaataatttaaagaaaaacatacatgatattcaaaaatacgcCGATTTGTATGTGTTCcttgtttaattttctctgttttatctttaaataactttacaaatattattttatacttacaaatattattaataaatattattaattatatacaatatacaaagaAAGTATAGAAAGGTAAGgtaatttagaataatgagagaaaaatttcaagcaaatatttttcgaaaaaaataaatgtgaataaaatatgaacacAATAACATTACTAGAAATATGGGAATGCTATATATTTGTCAccaaaaacagaaaaatagttTCGCCCAGTAGTATTCAAACAGTAATATTCAAAAGCAGAAagctttcgaattttttgcgaatatttattgcttacgagatttataaacaacttattcgaagaaattcctcataattttttcttaaaattttctgtttattATCGCACGCAGACTTTTAGGCTCTCTTAAGCCTAAATAAGAGATGAAGTTAGCTGAAAAATCTGTCgtttttaaaacgtttttaaaagtttagctaattcttgtaattatatattttgacataACCCAATCCCCTGGCTGGACCGAGgaataacatatttcaaatacaGTTGACTCAGCGACAATTAATACCATTCtaattcgagaaaatatttataaaagagataCGCTCTTTTGTTCCTGCTTGTTTTGAAATCTTTGTATACAAATTATCACCCTAAGTGAAGAATTTTCCTCTAATTTGAGAGTATCGCGAGTTAAGTACTGAATGTTATTGGTTATTATTGTACCCCACTGAGAAACTGAAATCCTCTCAATTGAAATAggaaattttcagattttctGAGCTTTATTGATAAAGAGATCATTCATAGTGATCATGTCGTAGTTTGACTATCGGATATAACAATTAGATACTTTGTAAACATATTATGCTTTGATGATTGAACACAATTACCTGCTGTACAATTATGAAAGATCctcttatatcttatatctctCATAAAAACCAATAAtataatcgtaaatttttctcttattatcttaaattctttatctttcaaaaatttaattatcctgatattatatttccacATGCGTCTAACTATCTAATGTctattccaaaattattacAGTTTATTACttagaaatcaaatttaaataagaatcgcTCTTTttaagtttcttcttttttctttttcttttttttttgtagcaaAGAAGACTTTTCTCTCAAAAAAAAGGCTTAGAACAAGATAATCAGTATCATGTTTGGAATTACAAGTATATCAGAATAGTTcattaatcaaatcaaaaataatcaaattttatgaattcctAACATATCTTATTCTTTGTCGAATATTCTGTAAATGATAAGCAGACAATTTCAatcacaataataatttctattccaAAAGATTACTTACACCCATtttgtaattgataaatagtCAATTAGAGTCCAACTTTTATTACAAGTAGTTTCCATTTCAATGGATTAGTTACAcacatctaaaaaataatctatcagATTTTATCACAATAAGTAATTCTTCACTTACATAAACTGCACTAAacgtaatatttctaaaaaaaaaaaaaattataatattagtcatatctttaataattttagtattattttattatatattttatttatcttttccataaatttcttaatagatatattatttattttgcgcTATTTTGTTTCATGTAATCTTCAGATTTCTATCCTATTGttgttcaattaaattaaaattaaacatttttcttttctattacaGTAATGTTCACATATCAATGGTGGTTCAGCTGTCAACATTGATTTTTTGATTCGTCTCAGAAGTCAttggatatttcaattttcttaattgagaattgtaatattattcaaaatcctttaataatatatcgaatcttaaataatcgtttaatgTGTAAATCAATCAAACAgttcttaaaatttgttatgttAGATTACTTAGTAAAAGTATACAATCATAGTTGTAGATAGCCTAGACACAAATGGATTTCagctttttattattggtaatgttatatcataatttattttttattgtttttagatgttctataaatatagattatgtagaaacaattgtatataatataatttttaaaataatattattataatttaatataatatttataatattatattaaaaatatataatttatttatttattaaaatatatatatttcttatttatttataaattatttataaattgaatttataattcaattattctataaGCATAAACATTGAAGTAAGAACTCATTGAcatataagtattaataatttaatttattaaatgaatatatcatatttttttgtaatctattttatatgatttccattgataatatataaaaggaaatcattatataagtattattatattttaatctttttataaatttataataatttaattttaattttaatattttaattttttgtttgttttattttctctattttttattatttcagaaattttgtttatttttgtatattttattttaaacattcatCTAGAATATGCTAtctatttaatagatattcatAGCTGGTCATTTTTATCTGaagataaatttctattatttaaaatttatttaattcatttaaatccttttttttttagataactataaattattaaaaatgcttatagcatttttgacatatttttctttttttatttttataattcataattataaatgtttcatatattgtacatgtgatattttaaacaaattttatcttttatgcttcaattgtaatatttatatctaaaaatacaaGATTCTGATCCGATAATATTTCCCTTTTATGAATTTCAAGATTCTACctcttatgaattttattctttttatctcattaataagatatgaaatagaatttaaataattttgattttttttcattactcTCTTGCATTCTctcttatcattatattaataaaaaaaattgacatataataattaaatctattaatgtccaaattatttttaaatttttgggcaatttttgttgcaattatttcttttaatgaattatttcttaattaatgaaaaatgataaaatcgctgtatttgcatttttgttttcttattttcctaattcataattttaaatgattccatgcaatattttaaataaattttgttttttttttatgtgtcatttataatatttttttatatatatatttaatgaaatattattatatgaatatttattatatatcttcacTAATGtctaaatttgttaatttattaatatttttaaaacataggtattctatttttttttaaattattctgtaGACTTTTGagaatatgtacatatttatttgttgaaattgtataaatgaacgttataaatgaaaatttctttattgaaattaattattgtaaaaatactttttatacttattttaaaatcattaattaattttaaaatcatttgaaaacGCTTTAACTTTCTAAATTACTTTCCTTTCCTAtacaaatatgtttttaattaaaataaaaaattttaatataagagtaattttgtttttattatataagatatttatctcatatttattaaaaaataagcaaatacatttttttaaaaagtgattGAAACCACATTAataatgtgatttttttttattgtatcaaatatgatcttttagaaaatctttaaaaagatattcatatataccattttatattcaatatatagtaaagaatataaataaatggtactctatgaaaatatttcataaaaaaaaatttatacaataattagtctgcatttattttaaaatatataatctctacttatattttttttattattcattttcttaaaaaatgtttttatatcacataacaaataaaaaagcaaagatattttttttctcaaaaatttaaaaaattcaatcaattataaaatctgaaaaattgaaaattgaaatttttcttttataatattactcaaaaactttacttttttttcgttaaattattaaattttgaatattgaaaatgacaaatatttaatattttttaaatttctcatctaatcttgatatttaaaatttaataatctgaacaaaaaaaattataaaagtttggaaattgaaaaaatttaaggaaaaatttaaatttttacatctatttaattacaaaaaaatttttttcgatatttgtaATCGATAGctgtttgaatttttcaaattttgctgaaaaaaaaataactttgctttcttatttcatgatacaaaaatatctttaaaaaaaaaatgaaagaagaactgtgaaaataactttttactctttaaaattcaactttaagctgattatagtataatttttttttagaaattataattgaaaatttttcattgaatattgGTTCACTTATATTCTTTActatagaaataattgttaataatgttttaatactattgaaaacaataaaattaaaaataataataatagtaatactaATAATGATCACAATGTACAATGTTATACTGTAATATTATCAATGTTGATGATAACAAcacaacaataaaataataataataataatataaataataatgttaatatttgctatttaaaatcaatcaaattacaataaaaatgatgCTAGCAATGATAAgagcaattaaaaataattgaaatatcatagatatttcaattacaatcaaaataatagaataggataataataataagagtaattttaacaaaagtgGCAAGATAGAAAATAGTAATGATAGTAtagtattgatattaataatatcaaagtgctcatgataataataaaaataatgaaaaggaCGAGAATAACAATCTCATTAAAagagtaataataacaaaaattattgaaaaattatgacagcgacaatgaaaaatataatacactaTTTCTACATATTCCAgcgatattttataactaataCGATTTAATCCATAgtctttataaattcaattgcaGAACAAAATTGCGTCCACCAATATTGTTCTTCTCCTCCTAATCGATTTCCATAAAAACTATCCACATATTGAATAGTTGAAAGCAAGGACGGCGGATTagtctaaaaatttaatttaaaaattattataagcatatataaatatatcataattataatatattatgatatattatgatatattatactaataatattaaattaaaattatattaataatattaaattaaaattatattatactaataatattaaattaaaattatattatactataattatattatatttgtttttagaaatctttaaaaacaGAGATAGAACTATCTCATTCTATTTATGCTTCATttcacataaatttaaattacttataatttaatttaacttaatatttttatataccaaatttttttcatattttttaattctaaaatgaattcttttaaaagatatgaatatattaacattttgtatattttcaatatatatatacattgaaaaacaagaataaaacACTTACTTTAATGATAACATAGACTAGTACAGGGATTAGATCATCAGCTGCGGGTACTCCTCTTTCAGTTGCCATTGAAAGTAGATTCATGATGGTAGTTGCACAACGAAAAACACATTGTAATTTATCTCTAGGTGTTTTATATGCTGAAATCACAGCTAATTCTGCTTGAGCCCATGGCCAGGGACAttcataatgatatattttaggGATTCGTAAGTCCTTGTGATTCGGTGTTACAACTTTGGCAAGTTTTTTAATGTGATCTTGAAGTAATTGGTCCCTATAAATATCACCGTCTCCATTTGGATAAAGTGCATTATGATAAACACGTGCCATCACAGTTCTTTCAACTACAGCTCTTGCCAAGTTTAATTGATTTTCGCATGCACCTATTAATAGTatgatcaattatatttatgattaattatcatattttaatattttataataaaatatagtaatattttatattgatataattatataaatttactaacATTGCCAAATTGGATCATTGTCCATTTTTGCATGAAGTTTGCTTAAGAAGCTATCGACTAAATCTTGTTTCTCATCTgccaatgttaattttttaaattcgtcaCAAAAACGTAGTAAAAGCGactctttcttttccaaaaaaacTCTTACACAAACAGATACAAGATGATTATTAATAGCATCACGATCACATTTTACTCTAATGCATAAtctaaaattgcataaaatcacattaatattattttattataataaatattttatatataattaaatatatttagaatttttaaagcaattttctatattttcaaattgatgatacaaaaaaatatttcataaattaaatgaaatgaatgattttaaaagatacaTAATGCAATACAAATAAGTTAACtagttatgtaaaaatttaatgaaaatcaactttgtttttttatatataattattttttaataccatcaataattttaaaatgaatcaatTTAGGTCATTctatatctacatatatatatatatatatagatgtcagtgtatagaataaatttttataagatcaGAATTTATACCTATCCAAATGAGCCAACGTAGAAAGTAATCCTTGTCGACATCTAATTAAGTATGCAATATAAGGCGATCGTTTTTGATAATCTTCTCGCaatgatttgaataattttctacaCCCATCATCGTTAAACAATCTAATACAACGTAATGTTTCATGAAGATGTGCTATTAATGCTCTGTCTTGTAAATTAATAGCTTCTGCCAATTGCAATTGTAAGAAAGCAactaattcattttctttttgtgaCCAATAATTACgctgcaataaataaattatttttaagtatttttttatattttaaaatatttttttattaatattatatcatatttataaaatatataaacatataaaatattcaatacaaCTGCATCATTTAATACCTCAGATGTAGCATTCCAAGGAATATGTTGAAGATCAGCTGTACTAAGTACCAttcgtaattttctttttgcatcTGAAAATGCATACGaaatttcaatgttatttGGATCTATAAAAAGTCTTTCATCCTCAGTTGATTCTTTTGTGCGAGACTGATTACTTTCCACTGATGCTGTATCACTTGCTGCACTTggttttcttctatatttagCTAAAATATCATCCGTACTATCTAGAaagtttttaaactatttttatcgttgttttttttttattattttttttttgttttgattttatttttagttttatttttctatagatattaaaatataaaatatcaaagaaaacaatatttaccACAACTCGCATTACTAGTAGATGATACATCTTCCGACATTATTCTACGTAATCTATGCCGTCCTACATCAATATTATCCCCCATAGCTTCTCGATCATAACATCTGCCGATATCGTCAGTGCCACGAATTGTTTTACCCCGTCGATTTCGTAaagacatttttaattttccaaaaaaacttcttttatttttctgatcATCGTCCAACAATTCCTTATCTCCGCGTTCTGCAGTCATATCGAAACTGATACTTTTTGGTATTGCTCCACTGGATACAGTTGGTTTTGAACAATCATTCCTCATATCGCAATTTTCTGAAGTTCTCATCGATAATGGTAATTccgaatttgtattttttattcgtgtcTCAGAACCTGAACTACTGCTTGATGCTAAACTACCAGTACTTAATCCAACAGCGCCATCCGGACCATTTTCATTAACAGTCTCTTCAATAGAACTGACTAAGCTACATTCTAGTTCCTGCGACTAAAACAcgctttgaaaattaattatatcgtaattattaatcttcagATAACCGATTCTGAatcattaaaacaattataaaatatataaaaaatatattttaaatatatttttttcgaatattttaattatattaacttttgtgcttttatttaatttttgtataataatgatataacttttgttttaataatgatataatggcaaatatataattttggtaaagaaattatttctgaatatatttctgaaatatataatatcataaattataaatgattcagTATCAGCCATTCATTGTTGTTCatcaatctaaaaattatctaaaaatttaaaaaaactatttaaaattaaataaatgtcgTATAAAaccatgtaaatatatataaaaaaaaaagaaatataataacgataacaataataatgaaacattaatgaaaaaataataatagaataataatattagtagtattaaataacataatataataattaatagtattaaatagcagaaataattataaatatttataaaacacaaACCTCTGGTTTCACTATATTGTGCGATTTCTCTGTGCTTGACAATATGGATGGTGAGATAtgattagataataataaagttggtGTCATAGTTGCTACAGTAATGCGATTATGTATAGAAGAAGCTTGTCGTTCTATCTGATTTTTCCCATTTTCTATATGCAGTTTATCTATCAGATGAACTAATCTATCTTCACACGATTTATCGTATTCTGCTGCACTATCCGCAATGCTATTGGCATTTTTATCAACATATTCTTGTCGACATATGCTTGTTTGATAATCAGATCTTCTTATATTTTGTCCAGTTATATTCAAAGAAGATGATGAAAGAGATGTTGGTGAAAGAATAGTTgtagaaaattgtatattttcctGGTTTATCGACATTGATTGAAGATTTGTTGTTGATATACATTCAGTTGTTATAACATTTtctaaagatgaaaatataatgttaataattgagtaaaaataaaaatgttgaataataagatgcattgaaattttttataaatattaacaattcttACGAGGTAACGTTTGTGCTAATGTTTTTTCGGTTGTTTCAGTTTCACTACGAGGTTCAACTTCAATTTCAGATCTTGCAGTATCATCGGATCTAAAATATGACAATAACGTAAACTTTTCCAACATTTTTGGCTtcgtatcttatattttttcaatttttccagtttttaatctgtaaaatatttcattataaaatataccttGCAACACTAGCTGTATCGTCTGTATCAACTTCTGTTAATCTCTCAGAATCACTAGCTAATACATCAGTACTCCATGCTTCAGATGCAGTTTCGCTAACATCTAATACGGCTTGCGGTACTGATTCCGAAGTTGTTGGTAAAACTGAAGGAGTTTGTTCGGAActggaatataatattttttcttgttgttCGATTATTTCACTATCTGAAGCCAAAACATCTGTTGACCAGGTATCAGATACCATTGAAATAGTTTCATctcctaaaaatatatacgtaaactaaaatatatttataaaaaattattttttttttgtttttcaaagtaccttcgatcaatttttttatttcaaatttacaaaatttatcatctATTTCGGATCGACTTTGTTTGGTAGGAATATTTGATGGAGGTAAATCTAACTGTCGAGTTTCACCTGTTGTTCGCCCTTCATCTCCTTCAGTAATTTGAGATGATGGAGTATCACGACCTACAATTAAGTCATTAgattcatttcaattaaattaaatagatttaaatatcaaataaatatatttattatttattatatttataaatatattttatatttattttatatttatttatcttttatcttaataaaatttaacagaaCCTGATATATTAGGTGTTCCTCGTCCTGATACACTAGCAGATACCATATCTGAAAGATTATCATTTTGATCCTCTGTTTCCAACTCAAGTGAAGAAGCAACACTGTGATTTGAAGCAGCTTCTGATACAGCTTCTAAATTATCTGAAGTATTTCCAATAAAACCttcaaataaaactaatagaattcaatattaataattatcttttataaaatataaataaattttttttcgtttataaattttaataatttttttctttttgaacaaataatttttcaattaattcaaatctttcatatgagtatgaataaaaattaattatttaaatacaataaattattccttttaaaaagagaaaagaaaaaaacaatattatttaaataaattatgttcaatatatttcattaatttttttattgtaaacaattattatatttcattcattttaatttaatttaatagttgatttttgaaaaatcaaaaaattttaatatttcaatacctTCATCGTGAGACAATGAAAAtcttgtctttttttcttgattttctgTACGTTCAACACCACAGTTTTCTTGTCTATCATGAACATTAGATATGTCATCTGaaagattcaaattaataGGACCATTTTCCATATTGCATTGAAGTTCTGCGCATAACACCtgtcatattaaaaaaaaaaagaatatagttataaatatcataataaatagaattgaaattcgTATTAGTtggttatatattaattataaaaatatcaataaagaaTACACACTTTTTGTTCACTTAAAAGACCTACAAATTCTCCTGTATTTGGTCCAAAAGGAATAACAAGAACATCTTGAGGAGTTTTATCAATAGATTCTTCTTCAGGAGTCGAAGTACCATTCAATTCATCCCCTCCATCATTAGTTGTATTGGATGAGtatgatgatgatgacgatACTCGTACTCCCCGACCTTTTCCTATCAGAGAAATTAACATTATCAGAGAAATAACTGTTTTTtccttgaattaaatatttttttttgtttatttttcatatttatttttcagataacCATAAacgcataaaaataataataaaatcaattgtgattcgtaataaaaatataagattttcttaaaaattaatataaaaatgaacataaagatttttattcaaagaattatatttggaaatttttttttttcaaaaagatcaatagattttatgaaaatcattacacatgtatttatatatacatttgagaaacaatcttattaaaatatcaaatattctctAAAATGCATCatgaataaattgattgaaattaaattcttgaaataaataaataacttttttctgaattgaataattgaaatttaatttaaagtaattaattaaatttaaaaaaaataattaaaaattaaaaaaaaaatgaaaaaaatagaaccaATGCCTAAATATAATTACCTTTTCCTAATAAACCTCCTTTCTTGATAGTAGTTTCAACAGAAATATTGTTAGCTAATTTATTAGCAGTTAAAGAACCAGAAGGTAATTGAGAAAGCATATCGATCAATTGCTTTGCATCAAATGCAGTGGACGATGAATTTTCTACCATAGCTTCTGTAGCTATagtttgcaaaaatataattaatgtattcaATTCTGTTTCCATAAATAAAGCAGCAGAACGAGAAAAGCCTCGAAGTTTATTGTTATCGATGATATTAGGTTCGTCTTCGAGATCTTCTGTTGCACCATCTACCATTGCATCTATTATAGAAGAAACAGAATCCTTATCGAATTTCTTATATAGATCAAATGTTTTGCTGTCAACAGCCTGGTATTTCATTAAAGAAAGCATTTGCAAAATTTGTCCAACTTGCATAAGATTGAATCGAGCAACATAGCTAATAGGTGCATCTGTTATACCATATGGTTCTGGATTTACTATTGCAggacatataaaatatgtaaaaactAAATCCGTACACATTGCATGTACTTCTTTTGAATCaacatttccatttttccCCAAAAATCCTGCCATTTGTCTAACTAGCCAGCATATACTGCTTGGAAAACAATGCATATTTTCCCGTAtactgattataaatttttgtgtaaTGTGGAATAGAGAATTAATTGTCCAGAGTCTATAACGTTGTAGTTTCGCTTCATATTCAGCAGTACCTTCCTTGCCAAATTTCTTCAATCTCTCTGATGGAGGAAATCTTATAGGTGCTTTATCTGGATCGATATCAAGAAACATTTCATCTtccattaataattgtataataggATTATGTAAAGCagcagttaaaaaaaatttagctgAAAATAGACTTTCATGAAAGACTGAATAAAATCTAGAGAAAGCACATGTGCCATATCTAAGTAATCTTCGAGGATTATCTGATGGTACAATTTGTAATAACATTAGATgctttaataactttaaaaccaaaattttatcttctggTAGTAAACAACTACCATATAAACCTGCTGCTAATGATTGAACTACAGTTTGCACAGAATCTGGTAATAATTTGTCCCCTTCAACTAAACACATTGCAAGTAGTTTTGGAGATTTTCTAAGAGCACCTAAAAATTCCCCATATAATAAACATGTCTGATAacgcaaatatttatatacatcaacaaaatttgaattttccaatatatttgCTTTTTGACAACAAGATGCTGGTGTACAATAGGGTTTAGACATTATCAATTGATTGAGATTAACTCTCTGTTGTGCTG harbors:
- the LOC108003774 gene encoding GTPase-activating protein and VPS9 domain-containing protein 1 isoform X1; this encodes MSSENSVESLGTLQWDIMELANHLRQERLFVTSEQQNLQILNEKVLYASSNLAQQAWITAQQRVNLNQLIMSKPYCTPASCCQKANILENSNFVDVYKYLRYQTCLLYGEFLGALRKSPKLLAMCLVEGDKLLPDSVQTVVQSLAAGLYGSCLLPEDKILVLKLLKHLMLLQIVPSDNPRRLLRYGTCAFSRFYSVFHESLFSAKFFLTAALHNPIIQLLMEDEMFLDIDPDKAPIRFPPSERLKKFGKEGTAEYEAKLQRYRLWTINSLFHITQKFIISIRENMHCFPSSICWLVRQMAGFLGKNGNVDSKEVHAMCTDLVFTYFICPAIVNPEPYGITDAPISYVARFNLMQVGQILQMLSLMKYQAVDSKTFDLYKKFDKDSVSSIIDAMVDGATEDLEDEPNIIDNNKLRGFSRSAALFMETELNTLIIFLQTIATEAMVENSSSTAFDAKQLIDMLSQLPSGSLTANKLANNISVETTIKKGGLLGKGKGRGVRVSSSSSYSSNTTNDGGDELNGTSTPEEESIDKTPQDVLVIPFGPNTGEFVGLLSEQKVLCAELQCNMENGPINLNLSDDISNVHDRQENCGVERTENQEKKTRFSLSHDEVLFEGFIGNTSDNLEAVSEAASNHSVASSLELETEDQNDNLSDMVSASVSGRGTPNISGRDTPSSQITEGDEGRTTGETRQLDLPPSNIPTKQSRSEIDDKFCKFEIKKLIEGDETISMVSDTWSTDVLASDSEIIEQQEKILYSSSEQTPSVLPTTSESVPQAVLDVSETASEAWSTDVLASDSERLTEVDTDDTASVARSDDTARSEIEVEPRSETETTEKTLAQTLPQNVITTECISTTNLQSMSINQENIQFSTTILSPTSLSSSSLNITGQNIRRSDYQTSICRQEYVDKNANSIADSAAEYDKSCEDRLVHLIDKLHIENGKNQIERQASSIHNRITVATMTPTLLLSNHISPSILSSTEKSHNIVKPESQELECSLVSSIEETVNENGPDGAVGLSTGSLASSSSSGSETRIKNTNSELPLSMRTSENCDMRNDCSKPTVSSGAIPKSISFDMTAERGDKELLDDDQKNKRSFFGKLKMSLRNRRGKTIRGTDDIGRCYDREAMGDNIDVGRHRLRRIMSEDVSSTSNASCDSTDDILAKYRRKPSAASDTASVESNQSRTKESTEDERLFIDPNNIEISYAFSDAKRKLRMVLSTADLQHIPWNATSERNYWSQKENELVAFLQLQLAEAINLQDRALIAHLHETLRCIRLFNDDGCRKLFKSLREDYQKRSPYIAYLIRCRQGLLSTLAHLDRLCIRVKCDRDAINNHLVSVCVRVFLEKKESLLLRFCDEFKKLTLADEKQDLVDSFLSKLHAKMDNDPIWQCACENQLNLARAVVERTVMARVYHNALYPNGDGDIYRDQLLQDHIKKLAKVVTPNHKDLRIPKIYHYECPWPWAQAELAVISAYKTPRDKLQCVFRCATTIMNLLSMATERGVPAADDLIPVLVYVIIKTNPPSLLSTIQYVDSFYGNRLGGEEQYWWTQFCSAIEFIKTMD